The Chitinivibrionia bacterium genome contains the following window.
TAGAAAATCACCGGTTTTTTTGCGCCTTTTTGTGTCTGAATTCTGGCAATTTGCCCTAAAATGCCTACATTTGTACTGTCTATGTAGTCGCAATCTTGCGTATCTATGATAATGTCTGATATTTTTTCATCTGTAAGTTTGGTATTTACAAACTCAATAAACCCCTTTGCACTTGAATCGTATCTGAGATCGCCGACAAGTTTAATTCGGCAAATCCCATTATCATCAATGTTTACCAGAACACCGCTGTCTTTTAGGTTGCTCATAATAATCTGTCCCTCCGTTTTGAGTTAATTTTACTCTTTTGCATCCTCGTGTAGAGAAATATAATACAACATTTGGCAAAATTCACATTTAATTTCTAAATCTTCGTTTTTCTCCAACATTTCCGCTCTTGTTTTGTCATCCAAAACACTCAGGGCGTTCATTGCGGCGTCCCTGCTGCAAGTGCATTCAAAAAGCAAATCATTGACTTCTAAAATCTTATATTTTACACCCGAAAATATTTTATCTGTTATGTCTTGCGGCGATTTTTTTTCGAGAAGCATAGAATTTATTGAAAAATTTTGCGCCGCCTCGGCAACTTGTTCGAGTTCTAATTGCTCTTTTGCGCCGTTTCCTCCGTCTTGCGGTATCTGTTGTATCAAATATCCGCCCGAAACCTCGACCGCGCTGTTGTCGGCATTAGGAATAGTCGAAATCGCCAATGCTGTCGGGATTTGCTCCGATTGCGTAAAATAATAAGCAATATCCGCCGCAATGTTGCCCGTTTCGCAGTTTATAGTTCCCGAATATGGCTCTTTTAGCCCCAAATCCTTGCTCACCGTAAGTAAAGACGCCACTCCTATCGCCTCGTTTATCTGCGTTATCACATCTTTATCCGCCACAAATTCGGTTTTCGGATTAGCTGTATATCCTCGAATTTTTCCGTTTGCCGTCGCTTCCGCCACTGCCTTTCCGATAACTCCGTTTCCCCGAAACAAAAGCGAAAGCCGCTCATCTTCTCCTTTGAGCGTCGCCGCACAAAGCCCTGCCGCAGTAAGCACGTTTCCGAGAATTATCCCCGAAAGCGCGGCAGGCTCCTGAATTTTATAAGCGCTGTTTACGGTATCGGTGGTAATTGCAACATAAGCCCTAATAGTCCCCGACTCCGAAATCGCCTTTATCAATTTATCAGCCATTATTTTTCCTAATAATTAAAATTCAATAAAATTTTGCGCGAACAAAATAATTTATGCCACAATAAAAAAGGCAAAAAAAAGAACAAGCGCAACAACAACGCCTGTTCTTAAAAAAAATAAGGGACAAGCACAAAATAACAACAGAAAGTGCCTGCCCCTGATGAAGATGGTGCAAAATAACAAAAAAAGCACCTTCCCCAATGAAGCGAATATAAAAACATGGAATATACCCGCTCCGATAAAGAACAGGCGGCAACAACTCCGCCTGCTCTCTTTGAAAAATAACAAAACATATAACAACAATAACCTATTAACGAAGAAGCGACAATACTCCTTGAGTAGAAGCGTTCGCCTGAGCCAACATCGACGTTGCAGATTGTGTAAGAATCTGATTTGTGGTGAATTTCGATGCTTGAAGCGCAAAGTCCACGTCTCTGATTTGACTTTCCGCCGCCTGCTGGTTGACAATCGACGTCGTAAGGTTGTTAACTGTGCTTTCCAAACGATTTACCAAAGCACCGATTTCCGCACGCGATTTACTCAAATTTTCTATTGCAGTGTCCAACTCACCAATCGTTTCAACGGCTTCATCTTGTGTAGCAACTCCGGCTAAGTCATCAACCCCTAATCCTTCTGCTGTTACATCACCATAATCCACTTTAATTTGGTTGTCAGCACTATCGTTTGCGCCAACTTGCAAATCATTACCGTTAAAGAAGGTATCTCCACCATCGCCGTCGCAGAAAAGAGTTATACCGTTAAATTCGGTATTATCGATAATTCTCTCAATCTCTTCCGTCAACGCATCAAATTCTAACTGCGAATAACCACGTTCGGTATCGCTGTAAGTCGTGTTTGCCGCCTGAACTGCAAGCTCTCTCATTCTCTGCAAAATATTATGGATTTCGTTCATTGCGCCTTCTGCAATGTTAAGTGCGCTTATACCGTCAAGCGCATTTCTTTTTGCCTGCTGTTGTCCTCTGACTTGAGTACGCAAGCCTTCCGAAATCGCTAAGCCTGCCGCGTCGTCGCTTGCTCTGTTAATTCTGAGACCGGTTGACAACTTCTCAAGGTCTTTACCTACCGCTCTGTTGTTCATAAATAATGCACCCTGTGTATGCATTGATGAAATGTTGTTGTTAATACGCATAAAAGCCTCCTTGCTTTACCGCCTTAGCGGTTGTTAATTTAATTTTCAGTAGCACATCCTTGGCTACATTCAATTCATCGGACTTACTTACTTACTTAGAACTTTAGTGTTTTGTTTTAAAAAGACTAAAGTTCTAAGTAAGTAAGTAAGTATTTTTGTAATTTTGTTGTTTTTGTTCCCGCTTGAGTGTAGAAGTTCAACGATTTTGCAATGTTATTGCTTTATGACGATTTTTTATTGAGGCATAACGTATATTTATTATAGTATAAGGAAAAAAGGAGAAATTATGCAAACTAAAAAGGTTTTTTACAAACTTGCAATTTTTACTGTTTCGGTAATTGTGCTTATGTTTTTCTTAGTCGATAAAAAAAACATCGAAAACGAAGATTTTTCAGCTTACGAATACTTGATAACCTACCACAACTCACGCAACGCCTTGGATTGGTGGGGCGAATATGCGGGAGTTCTCCCCTGCGCCGACTGCGAAGGTATAGATACTCGAATTACGCTTAACAGAGACGAAACGTTTTTTCTGTTTTGGCAATATCTTTCAAAAAGCGACAGCGTTTTCAATTATTCGGGAACTTTTGTATGGAACGAAAGCGGCTCGGCTATAATCTTGGGCGCAGACAATTTCCCACAGCATTTTCAGGTCGGCGAAGGCAGATTGTTTTTACTCGATAAAGACGGAAAGAGAATAAAAGGCGCGCTCGAAGACAAATACATTTTAACAAAGATTGATTGAGAAAGAAAAAAATATGGTACAAATATTAAAAAAAGAACAACTGTCCCCGACAATTTTCAGGCTTCGACTTAAAGCGGAAAAAATAGCTAAAAAATGCAAGGCGGGGCAATTCATTATAATACGCATTTCGGCGGACGGCGAAAGAATACCGCTGACCATAGCCGACTCAAACGCGCAAGAGGGCTGGATTGAGATTATAGTTCAGGCGGTCGGCAAATCCACAAAAAAGCTTATGGAATTTACCGAAAACGACAAAATTAACGACTTGGCGGGACCTCTGGGAAACCCAACGCACGTCGAAAACTTCGGCAGAGTGTTGTGCGTGGCGGGCGGTTTGGGCGCGGCGCCGCTCTTCCCCATAGCAAAAGCAATGAAAAATGCGGGCAATGAAGTTGTCGTCATAATCGGCGCCCGAAACAGCGACCTGCTCATACTCGAAAACGATTACCGCGAATTTTGCGACGAAGTCTTTATTGCAACCGACGACGGCTCAGCAGGAATAAAAGGCTTTGGCGCGGACATAATACAAAAATTGCTCGACGACGGACAAAAATTCGACTGCTCGGTAGTTGTAGGTCCTCCGATAATGATGAAAATCACCTCGAAACTGACAATAGCAAACGGAATAAAAACCTATGTTTCCTTAAACCCCATAATGATTGACGGAACAGGAATGTGCGGCGGTTGTCGGGTATCGATAGACGGACATACAAAATTCGCCTGCGTGGACGGTCCCGAATTCGACGCAAGTTTAGTGAATTGGGACGAACTGCTGAACCGTTTGGGCAGTTATGCAAAAGTCGTAGAAAAAAGCGAAGCGCACGCCTGCCTCTTAGAAAAAAAAGTCGTCCCCATAAAAAAAACAGGCGGACGAATTGAAATGCGATGCCGAGACGCCAACGAAAGACGACGAGATTGGAACGAGGTAAACTTAGGATTTTCGGAAGAAGAAGCAATAAAAGAAGCGCAAAGGTGCATTGAGTGCAAAAATCCGCGCTGCGTTGAAGGCTGTCCCGTATCTATAAATATTCCCGATTTTATCCGCTTGGTAAAACGCGGAGAATTTGCCGAAGCGCTTGCGGTAATAAAAAAAACGAACGCCCTGCCCGCGGTTTGCGGTCGCGTTTGCCCGCAAGAAACGCAATGCGAAGTCCTCTGCGTTTTAGGCAAAAAAGGCGAGCCCGTAGCAATCGGCGCACTGGAGCGATTTGTAGCCGACTGGAACAGCGAAAACAAAACGCCTAATTTGCCCGTTTATCCCAAAACGAGCGTTAGAGTCGCGGTAATCGGCTCAGGTCCCGCAGGACTTTCGACAGCCGGCTACTTGGCAAAACACGGCGTGGAAGTCGTCGTTTTTGAGGCGCTTCACGAAGTCGGGGGCGTTCTTATTTACGGCATTCCCGAATTTCGCTTGCCCAATGCGGTCGTTAAAGCGGAAATCGACGAACTAAAACAAATCGGCGTAAAATTCGAGACAAATTTTGTGGTCGGAAAAACGGCAACCATCGACGACTTATTAGAAAAAGACGGATTTTCGGCGGCATTTATAGGCTCGGGCGCAGGATTGCCTAAATTCCCGAAAATAAAAGGCATAAATGCAAACGGCGTTTACTCGGCAAACGAGTATTTGACCCGCGTAAACCTTATGCACGCGTGGAAAGCGGACAGCAACACTCCCATTATAAGAGGCAAAAAAGCGGCGGTTTTGGGCGGCGGAAACGTCGCGATGGACGCAGTTCGCGTAGCCTTGCGGCTCGGCGCGGACGAAGCGCATATTATATATAGAAGAAGTTTCGACGAAATGCCCGCCCGTTTAGAAGAAATCCACCACGCCCAGGAAGAAGGCGTAATTTTCGATATTTTATGCGACCCCAAAGAAATAATTGTCGGCGACGACGGTTTTGTAAGCGGCGTTAAGTGCATAAAATGTGAATTGGGCGAACCCGACGAAAGCGGAAGACGGCGTTCCGTCGAAATCCCCGACAGCGAATTCATAATAGAATGCGACGTATTTATCGCGGCAATAGGCACATCGCCCAACCCGATTATAGCCAAAACCACCGAAAACCTTGACACAGGCAAACACGGTACAATAAACGCGGCGGAAGGCGGCGGTCGAACATCAAGACCAAAAATTTACGCAGGCGGCGATATTGTAACAGGCGCCGCCACCGTAATAATGGCAATGGGCGCAGGAATAGACGCCGCAAAAGCAATTTTGTCAGATTTGGGATTGGAATAACGAAATAATAACGTCATTATAATGTAGAGACGCAATGCTTGCGTCTCAAAACGCCGGCGATTTTGAAACAGGAGACGTTTTAATTATATACCTAACGTTTTATGCGGGTCAACCCCATCCACGAAAATTGCGCGATTGGGAGAAGCAGGGCAATAAAATTCGCAAGCGCCGCAACCGATACAACGGGTTTTGTCTATCTCAGGTTTTATTCGCGAACTGTCTTCGCTTTGAGGCACCATAGTTATTGCGTTGCTCGGACATCTGTGCGCGCAACGAGCGCAACGTCCGCCTTCGATAGAGTTTATGCAGAATTCCTTTATAAAAACGGCAACCCCTATCTGCGTTTTGGCTTTTTGGGCTTGGGTCAGCGGTTTTATCGCGCCTGTCGGGCAAACTCGCGAACATCTTACGCATTCCGGACGGCAAAATCCGCGCTCAAACGACAAATGCGGTTGCATAAATTTCGATATTTCGCTCGACGGAACAAGAACATTATTCGGACAAAGCGAAACGCACCGCTGACAAGCCGTACAGCGACGACGGAAATTCCGAATATTTTGCGCGCCGGGCGGAATTATCGGATTATCTCTTACGGGCGCTTTTTTATTTTCAGCAAGCCCGCCGTCAAATTGAAGATTTTCACTTCCAAACGCGCGGGTTAAAAATCCGAGAGCAAAAATTGACGTCAGCGAAGTAATAAAAACACGGCGCGAATTGTCTGTCGGCGCGTTGTCTTCTTCGTTTATCGGAGCTTCTTTGGGGGGCGATTTTTTTACGAAACTCGGAAATTCTATCGAAAATCCCGTTGCTTTTTTAGGGCATTTTACAGCGCAATTTCCGCAAGAAATACAGCGCAGATAATCGACTTCTTTATTTAAGACGTCTATGCAACCCGTTTTGCAAACTCCCACGCACAAGCCGCAACCGTTGCATTTTTCTTTGGCGAGCGGCTTCAAAAAAGCAAATTTTGAAATAAGCGCCAAAAACGCGCCGACGGGACAAATGGTGTTGCAAAAACCGCGACCGCTTTTTATCGCAAAAATTATAATCGTCAAAAAAGAAATTATTGCGACGGCAAGAACCGGCATACGCGGAGACGAAATTTGCGAAACGCCACGCCCAAAAATACTGTACGGCTCTAAGTTTACCACAATTACAGGAATGCCGAAAATCAAAGAAGCGACAAATATTGCAAGTATCGAAAAGCGCAAAAACACAAACATATCCTGCGACGGACGATACGAAAATCTATCTTTTTTGAAAATGCCTGTAATTCGCGAAACAATATCCTGAAACACGCCCAGCGGACAAATGGTAGAACAATAAACGCGCCCCAAAAGCAGGGTCATTATTAAAATTACGAGCAAGAAAAAAACGTTCAGCGATAAAATAGCGGGCACTAACTGAATTTGAGAAGTCCAAGCCAAATATCTGTGTTGAATTCCCAAAAAATCCAAAAACAACAATGACACGGACGACAGAAAAAATATCGCCGCGGCAATCCGAATTATCTTAAATACGCTCGAATTCATCAAATCTTATACATCCATCCGTGCTTATCCTCGATGTCTCCGTATTGGATGCCTTGCAGTTGATTGTATAACTTAAGAAGCGTTTCGCCTACAACGCCCGTCTCGCCGAATTTATACACCTTTTCACCGTAAGTAATCGAGGCAATAGGCGTAATTACCGCCGCGGTTCCGACCGAGCCGACTTCTGCAAAATCCGCCAATTCTTCAACCGCGATTTTTCTTTGCTCGACCGTTATTCCCAAATCTTTTGCCAAAGTCATAAGCGATTTGTTGGTAATACTGCGAAGCACCGAACGCGAATCGGGCGTTATATACTTTTTGTCTTTGGTAATGCCGATAAAATTAGATGTGCCGAATTCGTCAATGTATTTGTGTTCTTTTGAGTCGAGATAAAGCGAAATCGGGTACTGCCTTTTTTTGCCTTCTTCGCCGCTGTAAAGAGCCGCCGCGTAATTTCCAGCCGCTTTTATGTGTCCTATGCCGCCGGGAGCCGCTCTGTCGTATTCGGTTTGTATGAGGCAGTCAATCGGCGTAATTCCGTTTTTGTAATAGGGACCAACGGGAACAACCATAATATAAAAATCGTATTCGTCGGCGGGTTGAACGCCAATTCGCGGTCCCGCCCCCACCAAAAGAGGACGAACATACAAACTCGCGCCCGTACCGTAAGGAGGCACCCAATCAAGATTTTCCTTAACAGCGATTTTCATAGCCTCCAAGAACAAAGGCGTAGAAACCTCTTCCATAAGCAATCTTACTGCAGTTTCTTGCATTCTTAAAGCATTTTCGTCGGGACGAAACGCCGCCACATCTCCGTTTTTCATTTCAAAAACTTTCAGCCCTTCAAAAGCCGCCTGTCCGTAGTGCATACAGGTAGCCGCTACGTGCATCGGAATTATCGGGTCTTTCAGCGTTTCGATTTCGCCCCATTTTCCGTTTTTGAATTTTATGCGAACAAGCGAATTTGTCTGCATATAAGAAAACCCCAAATTTTTCCAATCTATTTTTTGCTTAGGCATAATTTATAAACTCCTTACTTTTGTCGAATTTTAAAATAAAACCACAGTTTGTTATTTCGCTCAGAAAAATAATATTTGCCACAAATAAAAAACGAAAAAAAGACAAGGCGCGCCTTGTCTTTACTAAAAACAGGTGAAACCTAAGAATTATCGTCGTCTTCTTCCGGGTGCTTCCGGTGGCATTTCGCAGGCTATAAAAACGCCGCAATTGTTTCTGGCGCAAA
Protein-coding sequences here:
- a CDS encoding 4Fe-4S binding protein, whose protein sequence is MNSSVFKIIRIAAAIFFLSSVSLLFLDFLGIQHRYLAWTSQIQLVPAILSLNVFFLLVILIMTLLLGRVYCSTICPLGVFQDIVSRITGIFKKDRFSYRPSQDMFVFLRFSILAIFVASLIFGIPVIVVNLEPYSIFGRGVSQISSPRMPVLAVAIISFLTIIIFAIKSGRGFCNTICPVGAFLALISKFAFLKPLAKEKCNGCGLCVGVCKTGCIDVLNKEVDYLRCISCGNCAVKCPKKATGFSIEFPSFVKKSPPKEAPINEEDNAPTDNSRRVFITSLTSIFALGFLTRAFGSENLQFDGGLAENKKAPVRDNPIIPPGAQNIRNFRRRCTACQRCVSLCPNNVLVPSSEISKFMQPHLSFERGFCRPECVRCSRVCPTGAIKPLTQAQKAKTQIGVAVFIKEFCINSIEGGRCARCAHRCPSNAITMVPQSEDSSRIKPEIDKTRCIGCGACEFYCPASPNRAIFVDGVDPHKTLGI
- a CDS encoding Hsp33 family molecular chaperone HslO, whose translation is MADKLIKAISESGTIRAYVAITTDTVNSAYKIQEPAALSGIILGNVLTAAGLCAATLKGEDERLSLLFRGNGVIGKAVAEATANGKIRGYTANPKTEFVADKDVITQINEAIGVASLLTVSKDLGLKEPYSGTINCETGNIAADIAYYFTQSEQIPTALAISTIPNADNSAVEVSGGYLIQQIPQDGGNGAKEQLELEQVAEAAQNFSINSMLLEKKSPQDITDKIFSGVKYKILEVNDLLFECTCSRDAAMNALSVLDDKTRAEMLEKNEDLEIKCEFCQMLYYISLHEDAKE
- a CDS encoding copper resistance protein NlpE, with amino-acid sequence MQTKKVFYKLAIFTVSVIVLMFFLVDKKNIENEDFSAYEYLITYHNSRNALDWWGEYAGVLPCADCEGIDTRITLNRDETFFLFWQYLSKSDSVFNYSGTFVWNESGSAIILGADNFPQHFQVGEGRLFLLDKDGKRIKGALEDKYILTKID
- the gltA gene encoding NADPH-dependent glutamate synthase; translation: MVQILKKEQLSPTIFRLRLKAEKIAKKCKAGQFIIIRISADGERIPLTIADSNAQEGWIEIIVQAVGKSTKKLMEFTENDKINDLAGPLGNPTHVENFGRVLCVAGGLGAAPLFPIAKAMKNAGNEVVVIIGARNSDLLILENDYREFCDEVFIATDDGSAGIKGFGADIIQKLLDDGQKFDCSVVVGPPIMMKITSKLTIANGIKTYVSLNPIMIDGTGMCGGCRVSIDGHTKFACVDGPEFDASLVNWDELLNRLGSYAKVVEKSEAHACLLEKKVVPIKKTGGRIEMRCRDANERRRDWNEVNLGFSEEEAIKEAQRCIECKNPRCVEGCPVSINIPDFIRLVKRGEFAEALAVIKKTNALPAVCGRVCPQETQCEVLCVLGKKGEPVAIGALERFVADWNSENKTPNLPVYPKTSVRVAVIGSGPAGLSTAGYLAKHGVEVVVFEALHEVGGVLIYGIPEFRLPNAVVKAEIDELKQIGVKFETNFVVGKTATIDDLLEKDGFSAAFIGSGAGLPKFPKIKGINANGVYSANEYLTRVNLMHAWKADSNTPIIRGKKAAVLGGGNVAMDAVRVALRLGADEAHIIYRRSFDEMPARLEEIHHAQEEGVIFDILCDPKEIIVGDDGFVSGVKCIKCELGEPDESGRRRSVEIPDSEFIIECDVFIAAIGTSPNPIIAKTTENLDTGKHGTINAAEGGGRTSRPKIYAGGDIVTGAATVIMAMGAGIDAAKAILSDLGLE
- a CDS encoding flagellin; amino-acid sequence: MRINNNISSMHTQGALFMNNRAVGKDLEKLSTGLRINRASDDAAGLAISEGLRTQVRGQQQAKRNALDGISALNIAEGAMNEIHNILQRMRELAVQAANTTYSDTERGYSQLEFDALTEEIERIIDNTEFNGITLFCDGDGGDTFFNGNDLQVGANDSADNQIKVDYGDVTAEGLGVDDLAGVATQDEAVETIGELDTAIENLSKSRAEIGALVNRLESTVNNLTTSIVNQQAAESQIRDVDFALQASKFTTNQILTQSATSMLAQANASTQGVLSLLR
- a CDS encoding branched-chain amino acid aminotransferase, whose product is MPKQKIDWKNLGFSYMQTNSLVRIKFKNGKWGEIETLKDPIIPMHVAATCMHYGQAAFEGLKVFEMKNGDVAAFRPDENALRMQETAVRLLMEEVSTPLFLEAMKIAVKENLDWVPPYGTGASLYVRPLLVGAGPRIGVQPADEYDFYIMVVPVGPYYKNGITPIDCLIQTEYDRAAPGGIGHIKAAGNYAAALYSGEEGKKRQYPISLYLDSKEHKYIDEFGTSNFIGITKDKKYITPDSRSVLRSITNKSLMTLAKDLGITVEQRKIAVEELADFAEVGSVGTAAVITPIASITYGEKVYKFGETGVVGETLLKLYNQLQGIQYGDIEDKHGWMYKI